The genome window GTGAAATTGTTTCATCTGCGGCATTGGAACCAGCAGGTATCGGTTCAAGTCTGGCATGAAACTTTTCATCAGCTGATCTCCATGATTGTGAATGGAAGCTGTATACTGATGACGCCGAGTGCTAGCTTTCGACTCCAGGATGTGCGAAAAGCAGTTCGGGCTGCAGCATCTGCTGAAGGGAAATCGGGCAAAATTCTCCTCGTCCCTTAGCACAGACGTTGCTTGTAGGTATTGTCCAGAACAGTGGGAGCGTGGCTGTATAGCAAAAGGCAGCCGCTGTCCTGGACTTTTTGTCCCGAGACGGCCGCTGCCTTTCGTAAGGAATCGTTCGGTTTTACATTTTTTGTCTAGCTTGCTTGAGTGCGATTGAATTTGCAATGGATGTCCATACGTCAGTGGATTCGGAGCCAATGTACCAGTATGCGAGTCCGCCAATTTGCCAAGTCAGGCTAGTCTGTGCTTTCAGTCCCAAGGAGCGGCTTTCTTCGAGCCAGATCGAGTGGGAGACCCCTTGCTTCGTGAATGTGGAGCGATATTGTCCGAGCGCTTCATCCCACTTGGTGGTTGTCTTGTACTGAGAGATCAATTGGTACGATTCTGGAATGCTGATATCTGTTGATTGGACTTGGCCGCCAGCTGAGTACCAATCCCTGGTATACAACGGTATGCCGGCAATCAGCTTCTGCGCAGGAACGTCATCGAGAACGCCCTTAATCACATTTTCAAACCATGGCAGGGAAGCGACAGATCCCGCCTTTGGACTCCCCACCCAGTGCTCTTCATACGCCATCAATACAACGTAGTCAGCATGCAATGCCAATTTTTCATAGTCGAAAGGTTCGCTCCAATCCGTGCCTGTATCCGGAGGAACATCCACGGAGAGAACAGCGCCTTTGGCGTGCAAAGCGGTGCCGAGTTCTTTGATGAAGGCAGTGAAGTTGTCTCTGTCATCGGGATTGAACCCTTCAAAGTCGACGTTGATTCCGTCTAGCTGGTACTTGTCGACAAACGAGACGAGCTTTTGGACGACAGCCGTTCGTTTCGACTTGTCAGAGAGTACGGCATGAGTCGTAGTGGGATCAAACTGGTTGCCGAAAAGCGCCCAAACCTCTTTTCCGTTTTTCTGCGCCCAATGGACGAGAGAGGCATCCGTATAGTCGCTGATCGATCCGTTCTTTTGCAAGAAGTACCATCTCGGGGACAAGGTGTTGATGCCCGACTTCTGCACTTGGGCAATAAACTCTTGAGTCGTCGACTGGTACTGCCACCCCAGCGAGACCAATGGCTTTGCCGAAA of Brevibacillus choshinensis contains these proteins:
- a CDS encoding S-layer homology domain-containing protein, translating into MMKKRHIHISIVTLIILTYCFTLGVSAPTSTASTNSLRDISNSYAREQIRALQSSGIVSGDEKGYFHPENPVTRAEFVSMLDRTLGIKPVASSVPSFTDVPKSSWAYGYVQAAVSLDMANGTSSTTFSPNRTISRQEAATFLVRAMGLQASSTATPSVKDANAISNWARPAVSAAIKKQWLVGYQGYFRPGAALSREETAVILKRILDELNATTVSAKPLVSLGWQYQSTTQEFIAQVQKSGINTLSPRWYFLQKNGSISDYTDASLVHWAQKNGKEVWALFGNQFDPTTTHAVLSDKSKRTAVVQKLVSFVDKYQLDGINVDFEGFNPDDRDNFTAFIKELGTALHAKGAVLSVDVPPDTGTDWSEPFDYEKLALHADYVVLMAYEEHWVGSPKAGSVASLPWFENVIKGVLDDVPAQKLIAGIPLYTRDWYSAGGQVQSTDISIPESYQLISQYKTTTKWDEALGQYRSTFTKQGVSHSIWLEESRSLGLKAQTSLTWQIGGLAYWYIGSESTDVWTSIANSIALKQARQKM